In Drosophila simulans strain w501 chromosome 3R, Prin_Dsim_3.1, whole genome shotgun sequence, a single window of DNA contains:
- the LOC6729724 gene encoding glucose dehydrogenase [FAD, quinone] — translation MRFCGVLIICLWSFQVTWSQLLVDLARDFETSLLNNRIPDTTRFLPEYDLIIVGAGSAGCVMANRLSEISSASVLLLEAGDQETFISDVPLTAALTQMTRYNWGYKAEPTEHACQGLKGGVCNWPKGRGVGGTSLINFMLYTRGHRRDYDEWAAANNSGWSYDELLPYFRKSERIGIPELYKSPYHGRNGQLDVQYTDYRSQLLKAFLKSGREMGYEITDPNGEHLMGFARSQATIRNGRRCSTSKAFIQPVVHRKNLHISMKSWVTRLIIDPVTKTATGVEFVKQRKRYTVRARKEVILSAGTIASPQLLMLSGIGPAEHLREHNITVMQDLPVGYNLQDHITLNGLVFVVNDSTVNDARLLNPSDIFRYIFAGQGPYTIPGGAEAFAFVRTPSSKFAKDYPDMELVLGAGSLSGDRFGTMRNLLGITDEFYDYMFGDLQNKETFGLVPVLLQPKSRGRISLRSRNPFHWPRMEPNFMQHPDDVRAMIEGIEMILKLSRSKPMVKMGTRFHDRPFPGCEHLKFASEEYWKCCLRRYGSSLQHQSGTCKMGPATDNTSVVDAQLRIHGIRGLRVVDASVLPNVPAGHTNAIVIMVAEKASDMIKDAWRMPITPLSS, via the exons ATGAGATTCTGTGGAGTGCTGATAATCTGCCTGTGGTCTTTTCAAGTCACCTGGTCCCAACTTCTTGTGGACTTGGCTCGTGATTTCGAGACTTCTCTGCTGAACAATAGGATCCCGGACACCACACGATTCCTGCCGGAATATGACTTGATCATCGTGGGAGCAGGAAGTGCTGGATGTGTGATGGCCAATCGGCTGAGTGAGATATCCTCGGCGAGTGTTCTGCTCCTGGAGGCCGGTGATCAGGAGACCTTCATCAGCGACGTTCCTCTGACAGCGGCTCTAACCCAAATGACTCGATATAATTGGGGCTACAAGGCGGAGCCAACGGAGCACGCCTGTCAAGGCTTAAAGGGGGGCGTTTGCAACTGGCCCAAGGGGCGTGGCGTGGGTGGCACCAGTCTGATCAACTTTATGTTATATACACGTGGTCATCGGAGAGATTATGATGAGTGGGCGGCGGCCAACAACTCAGGTTGGTCGTACGATGAATTGCTGCCCTACTTTCGCAAGTCGGAGAGGATTGGAATTCCGGAGCTGTATAAATCCCCGTATCATGGACGCAATGGCCAGTTGGATGTGCAGTATACGGACTACAGGTCACAACTCTTGAAGGCTTTTCTAAAATCAGGTAGGGAAATGGGTTACGAAATAACGGATCCAAATGGAGAGCACCTCATGGGATTTGCTAGATCACAGGCCACCATCCGGAATGGCAGGCGGTGCAGTACGAGCAAGGCTTTTATACAGCCAGTTGTGCATCGCAAGAACCTTCATATCTCCATGAAAAGTTGGGTCACTCGACTGATAATCGATCCAGTCACTAAAACTGCCACTGGAGTGGAGTTCGTGAAACAACGTAAGCGTTATACCGTGCGGGCCAGAAAAGAGGTGATCCTCTCCGCTGGCACCATTGCCAGTCCACAGCTTCTCATGCTATCCGGGATCGGTCCAGCAGAGCACCTTAGGGAGCACAATATAACAGTTATGCAGGATCTGCCAGTTGGTTACAACTTACAGGATCACATAACACTTAATGGTCTAGTGTTCGTGGTCAATGATTCGACGGTAAACGATGCGCGACTGCTAAATCCCTCGGACATATTCAGGTACATCTTCGCAGGACAGGGACCATATACAATTCCAGGTGGAGCTGAGGCTTTCGCTTTTGTGCGGACTCCCAGTTCCAAATTTG CAAAGGACTATCCTGATATGGAACTGGTCCTAGGAGCTGGATCCTTAAGTGGAGATCGCTTTGGCACTATGCGAAATTTGCTAGGCATCACCGACGAGTTTTACGACTACATGTTTGGAGATCTGCAGAACAAGGAGACCTTTGGTCTGGTTCCAGTGTTACTGCAACCCAAAAGTCGGGGCAGAATATCGCTGCGTAGTCGCAATCCCTTCCACTGGCCCCGAATGGAGCCCAATTTCATGCAGCACCCGGATGATGTGAGGGCCATGATCGAGGGTATCGAAATG ATTCTAAAGCTTTCCAGATCGAAGCCTATGGTGAAGATGGGTACTCGTTTCCATGACCGCCCATTTCCGGGCTGCGAGCACCTGAAATTCGCCAGCGAGGAGTACTGGAAATGCTGCTTAAGAAGATATGGCTCCAGTTTGCAGCATCAATCAGGCACCTGCAAAATGGGTCCTGCAACGGATAATACTTCAGTGGTGGATGCCCAACTGAGGAT